The following are from one region of the Magallana gigas chromosome 6, xbMagGiga1.1, whole genome shotgun sequence genome:
- the LOC105340356 gene encoding follistatin-A isoform X1 codes for MDISGLVVLGLLATAVGVQAGTCWLSKTKQNLCMGAFSLNVSKEECCRNPSPHVSWTPQTFTSTGDLFYWQELIGGAPDCELCHDTCDGVKCPQGKECRRRRGVPKCVCLIKCTQRLRKSRKICGTDGKTYNNECQLRRRNCKRETSVSVAYRGVCRQSCKKVRCLDGKRCLEDQNGLPHCVHCQVHCQNSDDDRVLCGEDGVTYRNPCEIRAAVCRRHKSIRIAYYGKCRANATCLDTQCSEGLSCLINPVNHQPLCAQCKTRTCSPLSRYKVCGTDGVDYKNYCFLMKASCKMVLAIDTRHSGSCDRSTWRKQKHKKRRRRRKKTRGRKKTRYVDAVLRGSDGVRIKLRLKQVHSKADKGISLPLSLEHLFAQKHVKENG; via the exons CGGGAACCTGCTGGTTATCAAAGACAAAACAGAATCTATGCATGGGGGCGTTCAGCCTGAACGTGTCCAAAGAGGAGTGCTGCAGGAACCCCTCCCCTCACGTCAGCTGGACCCCTCAGACGTTCACGTCCACTGGGGATTTGTTTTACTGGCAGGAACTGATAGGGGGCGCTCCTGACTGCGAACTTTGCCATG ATACCTGTGACGGTGTCAAATGTCCCCAGGGAAAAGAGTGCCGACGAAGGAGAGGAGTCCCTAAATGTGTCTGTCTGATTAAATGTACTCAGAGATTGAGGAAGTCCAGGAAAATCTGTGGAACGGACGGGAAGACTTACAACAATGAATGCCAACTTCGCCGCCGGAACTGTAAGCGGGAGACCTCGGTGTCCGTAGCGTACAGAGGCGTTTGTAGAC AATCTTGCAAAAAAGTGAGATGCTTGGATGGAAAGCGTTGCTTAGAGGACCAAAATGGTTTGCCTCATTGTGTTCACTGCCAAGTCCATTGTCAGAACAGTGATGACGATCGAGTTTTATGCGGAGAAGATGGCGTGACGTATCGCAATCCATGCGAGATCAGGGCAGCCGTCTGCAGACGACACAAGTCAATAAGAATCGCTTACTATGGCAAATGTCGAG CTAACGCTACCTGTTTAGACACCCAGTGTTCGGAAGGATTGTCTTGTTTAATCAACCCCGTCAACCACCAGCCGCTGTGTGCTCAGTGCAAAACTCGCACCTGTTCGCCCCTGTCCCGATACAAAGTCTGCGGAACAGACGGAGTGGATTACAAGAACTACTGTTTCCTGATGAAGGCGTCGTGCAAGATGGTGCTAGCTATAGACACACGCCATAGCGGGTCCTGCGACA gatcGACGTggagaaaacaaaaacataaaaagagAAGACGAAGGAGAAAGAAGACGCGAGGCAGAAAGAAAACGCGATACGTGGACGCAGTGCTTAGGGGCTCAGACGGAGTCCGAATCAAACTGAGAT TAAAACAAGTACATTCCAAGGCTGACAAAGGGATATCCTTACCACTATCTCTCGAGCATTTGTTTGCCCAGAaacatgtaaaagaaaatgGCTGA
- the LOC105340356 gene encoding follistatin-A isoform X2 yields MGAFSLNVSKEECCRNPSPHVSWTPQTFTSTGDLFYWQELIGGAPDCELCHDTCDGVKCPQGKECRRRRGVPKCVCLIKCTQRLRKSRKICGTDGKTYNNECQLRRRNCKRETSVSVAYRGVCRQSCKKVRCLDGKRCLEDQNGLPHCVHCQVHCQNSDDDRVLCGEDGVTYRNPCEIRAAVCRRHKSIRIAYYGKCRANATCLDTQCSEGLSCLINPVNHQPLCAQCKTRTCSPLSRYKVCGTDGVDYKNYCFLMKASCKMVLAIDTRHSGSCDRSTWRKQKHKKRRRRRKKTRGRKKTRYVDAVLRGSDGVRIKLRLKQVHSKADKGISLPLSLEHLFAQKHVKENG; encoded by the exons ATGGGGGCGTTCAGCCTGAACGTGTCCAAAGAGGAGTGCTGCAGGAACCCCTCCCCTCACGTCAGCTGGACCCCTCAGACGTTCACGTCCACTGGGGATTTGTTTTACTGGCAGGAACTGATAGGGGGCGCTCCTGACTGCGAACTTTGCCATG ATACCTGTGACGGTGTCAAATGTCCCCAGGGAAAAGAGTGCCGACGAAGGAGAGGAGTCCCTAAATGTGTCTGTCTGATTAAATGTACTCAGAGATTGAGGAAGTCCAGGAAAATCTGTGGAACGGACGGGAAGACTTACAACAATGAATGCCAACTTCGCCGCCGGAACTGTAAGCGGGAGACCTCGGTGTCCGTAGCGTACAGAGGCGTTTGTAGAC AATCTTGCAAAAAAGTGAGATGCTTGGATGGAAAGCGTTGCTTAGAGGACCAAAATGGTTTGCCTCATTGTGTTCACTGCCAAGTCCATTGTCAGAACAGTGATGACGATCGAGTTTTATGCGGAGAAGATGGCGTGACGTATCGCAATCCATGCGAGATCAGGGCAGCCGTCTGCAGACGACACAAGTCAATAAGAATCGCTTACTATGGCAAATGTCGAG CTAACGCTACCTGTTTAGACACCCAGTGTTCGGAAGGATTGTCTTGTTTAATCAACCCCGTCAACCACCAGCCGCTGTGTGCTCAGTGCAAAACTCGCACCTGTTCGCCCCTGTCCCGATACAAAGTCTGCGGAACAGACGGAGTGGATTACAAGAACTACTGTTTCCTGATGAAGGCGTCGTGCAAGATGGTGCTAGCTATAGACACACGCCATAGCGGGTCCTGCGACA gatcGACGTggagaaaacaaaaacataaaaagagAAGACGAAGGAGAAAGAAGACGCGAGGCAGAAAGAAAACGCGATACGTGGACGCAGTGCTTAGGGGCTCAGACGGAGTCCGAATCAAACTGAGAT TAAAACAAGTACATTCCAAGGCTGACAAAGGGATATCCTTACCACTATCTCTCGAGCATTTGTTTGCCCAGAaacatgtaaaagaaaatgGCTGA